One genomic window of Prochlorococcus marinus str. NATL2A includes the following:
- the tuf gene encoding elongation factor Tu, giving the protein MAREKFERNKPHVNIGTIGHVDHGKTTLTAAITKVLAKKGQAEAQDYAEIDGAPEERERGITINTAHVEYETEGRHYAHVDCPGHADYVKNMITGAAQMDGAILVVAATDGAMAQTKEHILLAKQVGVPALVVALNKCDMVDDEEMIELVEMEIRELLTSYDFPGDDIPVVQVSGLKAIEGEADWETKIDDLMTAVDASIPEPEREIDKPFLMAIEDVFSITGRGTVATGRIERGKVTVGEEVEIVGIRDTRLTTVTGVEMFRKLLDEGMAGDNVGLLLRGIQKEDIERGMVLVKKGSITPHTKFEGEVYVLKKEEGGRHTPFFAGYRPQFYIRTTDVTGQITAFTSDDGSNVEMVMPGDRIKMTGELIAPVAIEQGMRFAIREGGRTIGAGVVSKIIE; this is encoded by the coding sequence ATGGCTCGCGAGAAGTTTGAGAGGAACAAACCTCACGTCAACATAGGTACTATTGGCCACGTTGACCATGGCAAAACAACCCTTACAGCAGCAATTACGAAGGTTTTAGCAAAGAAAGGTCAAGCCGAAGCGCAAGATTACGCTGAAATTGATGGAGCTCCAGAAGAGCGTGAACGCGGCATAACAATCAACACTGCTCACGTTGAATATGAAACTGAGGGCAGGCATTACGCTCACGTTGATTGCCCAGGTCACGCTGATTATGTAAAAAACATGATCACAGGTGCTGCTCAGATGGACGGTGCGATTCTTGTTGTAGCAGCTACCGATGGAGCAATGGCACAAACAAAAGAACACATTCTTTTGGCGAAGCAGGTTGGAGTACCCGCATTGGTTGTTGCACTAAACAAATGTGACATGGTTGATGATGAAGAAATGATAGAACTTGTAGAAATGGAGATTCGTGAACTTCTTACAAGTTATGACTTCCCCGGCGATGACATCCCTGTCGTTCAAGTTTCGGGATTAAAAGCTATCGAAGGAGAAGCAGATTGGGAGACTAAAATAGATGACTTGATGACAGCTGTTGATGCATCAATTCCAGAACCAGAACGTGAAATTGATAAGCCTTTCTTAATGGCTATTGAAGACGTTTTTTCAATTACTGGACGAGGAACAGTTGCTACTGGAAGAATTGAAAGAGGAAAAGTAACAGTCGGAGAGGAAGTTGAAATTGTAGGAATTAGAGATACAAGACTAACCACTGTTACAGGTGTCGAGATGTTTAGAAAACTTCTTGATGAAGGTATGGCTGGTGACAACGTTGGACTTCTTTTACGTGGTATTCAGAAGGAAGATATCGAGAGAGGAATGGTTCTTGTTAAAAAAGGTTCCATCACACCTCATACTAAGTTTGAAGGTGAAGTTTATGTATTAAAAAAAGAAGAGGGTGGCCGCCATACCCCATTCTTTGCTGGTTATCGACCACAGTTTTATATTCGTACTACTGATGTAACAGGTCAAATTACTGCATTCACATCTGATGACGGCAGCAATGTCGAAATGGTTATGCCTGGGGACAGAATAAAAATGACAGGAGAATTGATAGCCCCTGTTGCTATAGAACAAGGTATGAGATTCGCTATTCGCGAAGGTGGACGTACAATTGGAGCAGGAGTAGTTTCTAAAATTATTGAATAA